The genomic window catatatcttatggttttgggtctgatatcgaggtctttaatccatttggattttaccttcgtacatgatgttagctggggttccaagttcaattttttgcaagtggatagccagttgtgccaacaccacttgttgaagaggctttctttgctccatttaggatttcttgctcctttatcaaaaattaggagattgtatgtctggggaacattttctgcgtattcaagcctgttccactgatctgagggcctgtccttattccaataccatgctgttttgataactgttgctttgacttaaagtttaaagttggggaaagtaattcctcccatattctttttcccaatgattgctttagctattctagggtgtttattgttccaaacgaatttcaaaagtgcctgattcacttctttgaagaatgtcatgggtatctttacaggGATCGCATTAAAGCTGTATAATGCctcggggagtattgccattttgatgatgttaatcctgccaatccatgagcagggtatgcgtttccatttccgcgtgtcctctcttatttcttggagcagagttttatagttttcagatGTGCTTATATTCTAAGTGTTCTTGATGGATTACTGTCTGATATACAGGCAAGTATTCAATCTGCAATGAACTTTTGTTTAAGATATGAagtataaaaaacaacaacaacaacaagatgtgaAGTATGGATCTATGGATCTAGCCATTTACCCCAACACTGTGTGTGGACTAGGCTTTGCTGCTCAATTCCATGTGCCCAGGTGTATGCCAACCCAGTCTCCTGGCAAGGGTCAGCTTCCCTTCTCCCTGTGCATCTGATATTGAGGACATTCCCCTCAACTGATGACAGGAAAAGAACTGGTCCCAGGTTAATGATCAGAGACACATGATTCAAGTCTAACAATGCTTATAGGATAAGAGGAACTGGGATCTATACTGGGTGGCAGGGCCCAGGACTTGGGCAACGAGGGACGTGAAGCACCAGGGAGAAGTTAACCATAAACATTGGGTATTAGGAATGTTTACGGAGTAACACAACAGGGTCATAAAAGTAGCTTTATCTCTTGACTGAGTTATGAGGGCGGAGACTACAAATGAATCAAGTCTGTGAGTGACCTCTGATTATGGGAGATGctgcccctctttgtgctgtccttcatCTCTGAAGCAGCGTGCCTCCGAGACTTCTGTCTCAAGAAGAATCCCCAGAACAATGGCtctatgggggggggtccccTGGTACAGTTGTCCTATGGGAGGTTCTATCTGCCAGGCAATTCAGGAACTGACCCTACCTATGACAGGGGGATCCACTACAAATCTTTGAAATAGATGAACTGTCAAATCAATGAAACCTGCTGCTGCTTTCCTGAGATTTAGGAGGGGTATGTGTGATAACCATAGATGTGTGATAACCATAGATGCAATAATTTCATGTAGCCATAATTCTGACATTGCAGGTACACCAGGAATCAGACACCCGATGCAACCCCTACTCCACTTACATTCTACCCCACTCACACATCCTTAGTTCTTTCTTCTGGCTGTCCTTTCATGAGCACGCCCTTAAAAGCCTTCCGTGGGTATCTGCTTTTTCATTATCACCATCTCTTTCTCAACAGATGTCAAGAGCCCAGCTTGAAAATCCACAAGAATAGGCAGCTATGACCTTTTGCCTTCCATAAATTTCAGATTATATTTCTACTCACTTGTTTGATTTCCTTAGGCCATTGCCAACTGGGGGCTTCTGCCATTAGattggcttattcttttttttttcttctgtctatagaatttattttctgtCAGTGTTTTCAATAGCTGAGCCCTAAGACTTACGCTTCTCACTgactttctgttttctcttttcataCAGTGGTCATGGCATGTAAACTGTCATGATTCTCGGTTAACATTGACTATGACTTTCGAAGAGCTTGTATTTGTTACTATGCACAAAACTGCAGCCAATTTCCCAGAAGCATGCAGCTTCCTTTTATATGGTTACTCTACTTTTGATTGTTGGCTGTACTGGTGCACTGACCACAGGTCTGACCACAAATTAGTTGTTCTGCCTTGAACTTCCATGCGATCTATAGCATTCATCTCAGGACTTTTATTGTGGTTTTACTTAACTCAGTTTCACTTCCCTCTTCTGTCATTAAATCTTGGggtggagtgacagtacagtgaataaggtgcttgccgtGCCCATaggaacctgggttcgatcctcagtatctcatatagtcccctgatcttGACCAAACTAATTTCTAAATACAGAACCACAGTAAACTGAGTGCCAtcaccggatgtgactcaaaaactaaaaaaaaaatctcttctccaATCATGACTAACTCCGCATTATTCCCTGAGAATGGACGCTCTTTAACATCCCATGTTTTTGTAATTGTGATGCTCTGGAAAACTTTAAGCTGCCTCCTCTCCCTCCAAATGTCCAGACAACTCTCCAGGCACACAGATTTGAGCCTAGTTTGTCTTTTCCTGACTAATTGGCTGATGTACTCAGTGAAGACTGCAGAAGCTCTAAGCCGATTCATCTGTGTAAAACAGTTAAGGGGATTTTTACACAGTTATCCCAGTAAAAGTTGCTGtttctttactttcttaaatCCCTACTTATTCCTTGCAGTTAATGATCTTTTATAATAGGAGAGAAGAATTCACTCTTGTGGTGAATTTGAAAACTGCTATACTTTGTAGAATATATGTCCATGAAGAAGCGGTGTAATTGTTGATATATAAATTAACATAGAGATCACCCAGCGCCAGCCctccccctttctcctctttccttcctccctccctccctccctccctccctccctccctccctccctcccttccttccttccttccttccttccttccttccttccttccttccttccttcctttcttccttccctccctccctcctttcctccgtctctccctccctctccgctcctgcaataaaaaaataaattaacatagaGACATTAGAATAGATGAACTACCATGTGTTGGAACAAACAGTTGGTAAACTGGACAAGGTTTGTCATATATGGCTTTTGTATCGGTCATGAATAAGTTGAAATGGATCTATGGGGGGGCAGATTAATGTGGATTGGATGATAGGGGAAAAGCTCCAAATTTCAGCAATTATGTGATTCAAAAAAGCTTGAAGATGATCTAATAAATGATCTATTCATAGCAACTTTAAGCTGAGTCCATTCCACCCCCTAATCTAATGCTTTACTTTAAGTCGCAGAACAACACAGCAACCTCAGATTTGCTTTTCCTTAAGAGCTTATTTTTAATGACTATGGATCTGAGATACAGAAAGCAGTACAGTACAGCGGTAGTGAGGGTTGGGCCAGGAGTTTTAATGGATATATCTGAATCTCATGTTATTTGTCAGTATCTTTCAAGACTGTTAGTTTAATGGTATGTTTTATTTTCCCTGCCCCCGCCAACAACCTGTGTATGTAATTGAAAAGATAGAACAACAGTGCCAGCCTGGTTGGCTGGTATCTTCTTTCCTTCTGCAGCAGCCACATTGTGGAGGAGGGGAAGAGCCTAAGCCTCTGCTGCAACTTTGATCACAGAagagggaccacacccagcaatactcactAGCCCACAAGATACTGCCAGGATTCAACTTCACCTCACGACTATTAGGTGTAAGCAGTAACAAAGTAAACTATTGTACTGTCAAGCAGATATTAAAATGTTGctcatctgttttgtttcttacaGGGATAACAAGTCTGAAGCAAGATTTAAGTGCTTCTAAACACTGTGACTACCTGTTTCTAAAGACTGTGACGGCCAGGTCTCTGACCATCAGCTTTATCTTTGTCTACCAACATGTCTGAACAGTCTCTTACGGTCTTGCCAAGCAGAGCTAGAGTCTATGCAGATATTAATACAAACCGACCCAGAGAATATTGGGATTATGAATCCTATGAGGTGCAATGGGGCAATCTACGTGACTATGAACTGGGTAAAAGAATTGGCTCTGGAAGCTATAGTAAAGTTTTTGAAGCTGTCAAAattgaaacaaatgaaaagttTGCTATGAAAATCCTCAGCCCAATCCTAGAGGAACAAGTCAAGTGTGAAATAAAGATTTTGGAGAATTTGCGAAATGGCCCCAACATCATAAATCTGACAGCTGTTGTGAGAAATCCTGCCTCAGGTACCCCCGGCTTGGTCTTTGAATACATAAACAATTTCGATCATACGTACTTGTACCCAAGATTAACAGGCTATGATATACGGTATTACACATACGAGATTCTGAAAGCTTTGGATTACTGTCATAGCATGGGAATCATGCACCGAGACCTCAAACCCGAAAACATCTTGATTGATCACGAGCAAAGAAAGCTGAGGTTAATTGACTGGGGAATGTCACAATTTTATCATCCTGGCGAAGTCTATAATTCTAATGTAGTTACCCGATATTTCAAAGGCCCTGAACTGCTGGCAGCGTATGAGATGTATGACTACAGTTTGGATATGTGGAGCCTGGGGTGCATCCTGGCAGGCATGATCTTTCAGAAAGACCCATTTTTTCATGGTCGTAATAACGAAGACCAGCTCCTGAAGATAGTCACCACTCTTGGAACAGGTCGCTTTTATGAGTATCTTGACAAATACAATATCAAGTTAAGTAACCGTCTCCTGCGGACTTTGGGCAGGCACGCCCGCATTGATTGGTTTCACTTCATTAGCAATGAAAATAGCCACCTTGTTAATACAGAAGCCTTTGATCTCCTGGATAAGGTGCTCCAGTACGACCCTCAGTATAGGCTTACTGCCAAAGAGGCCATGGAGCATCCCTATTTCTCAGATGTCGTGAAGAACCAGGCTAAAGGATCTGGTAAATCTCAAGTTCCAGAGAGCACTACACCTGCCGTCAGTGACCCTGCTGAGCCAGAGCCTTCTTTAGCACCAGGGCCTTCAACCTCTGAGCCCGTGGCTGGTACACCAGTACTTGAGGTCTCGTTAGCCCCTGAGACTTCCATAGCCCCTGAGATCTCCGTAGCCCCTGAGCTCTCCATAGCCCCTGAGATCTCCATAGCCCCTGAGATCTCCATAGCCCCTGAGACTTCCATAGCCCCTGAGACTTCCATAGCCCCTGAGACTTCCATAGCCCCTGAGACCTCCATAGCTCCTGAGACCTCCATAGCCCCTGAGACTTCCATAGCACCTGAGATCTCCATAGCCACTGACACTTCCATAGGCCCTGAGAATTCTGCTTCATCTATATCCAAAATGCAGAATTAACACACTTTGTATCCTAATGTTCAGGGAGAGGTAGATACATTGCTCTCTCCCTtagatttatttacatttttatggaTAGAATTCTATGAGTTACTATAGCATTAATGGTGTTTCTAGTGCACATAATTCTGATACCACAttcatcaccagtgtacccaccaCCGTCCATCTCCCAAATAGCACTTCTCTCTTTAAA from Suncus etruscus isolate mSunEtr1 chromosome X, mSunEtr1.pri.cur, whole genome shotgun sequence includes these protein-coding regions:
- the LOC125998965 gene encoding casein kinase II subunit alpha-like yields the protein MSEQSLTVLPSRARVYADINTNRPREYWDYESYEVQWGNLRDYELGKRIGSGSYSKVFEAVKIETNEKFAMKILSPILEEQVKCEIKILENLRNGPNIINLTAVVRNPASGTPGLVFEYINNFDHTYLYPRLTGYDIRYYTYEILKALDYCHSMGIMHRDLKPENILIDHEQRKLRLIDWGMSQFYHPGEVYNSNVVTRYFKGPELLAAYEMYDYSLDMWSLGCILAGMIFQKDPFFHGRNNEDQLLKIVTTLGTGRFYEYLDKYNIKLSNRLLRTLGRHARIDWFHFISNENSHLVNTEAFDLLDKVLQYDPQYRLTAKEAMEHPYFSDVVKNQAKGSGKSQVPESTTPAVSDPAEPEPSLAPGPSTSEPVAGTPVLEVSLAPETSIAPEISVAPELSIAPEISIAPEISIAPETSIAPETSIAPETSIAPETSIAPETSIAPETSIAPEISIATDTSIGPENSASSISKMQN